The following are from one region of the Populus trichocarpa isolate Nisqually-1 chromosome 8, P.trichocarpa_v4.1, whole genome shotgun sequence genome:
- the LOC7480920 gene encoding OVARIAN TUMOR DOMAIN-containing deubiquitinating enzyme 4 isoform X1: protein MRFFPTRKMPRPETALGIPGDGRCLFRSVVHGACLRTGKPSPSESLEKELADELRDKVADEFIKRRRETEWFIEDDFDTYVVKMRQPHVWGGEPELLMSSHVLKMPITVYMRDRSSGSLKIIAEYGQEYGNENPVRVLYHGYGHYDALPGLIGGAQSKQFKKR from the exons ATGCGTTTCTTTCCTACTCGCAAAATGCCGAGACCAGAAACTGCCCTCG GCATACCTGGAGATGGAAGATGTTTGTTTCGGTCTGTGGTTCATGGTGCTTGCCTTAGGACTGGGAAACCATCTCCGAGTGAAAGCCTTGAGAAAGAACTAGCAGATGAGCTTAGAGATAAA GTTGCAGATGAATTTATTAAGAGGCGGAGGGAAACTGAATG GTTTATTGAAGATGATTTTGACACTTATGTTGTCAAGATGAGACAGCCCCATGTTTGGGGAGGAGAGCCTGAGCTGCTCATGTCCTCACATGTCCTGAA gaTGCCAATCACTGTATACATGCGAGATAGAAGTTCTGGTAGCCTTAAAATTATAGCTGAATATGGTCAAGAATATGGTAATGAGAATCCTGTGCGTGTCCTGTATCACGGTTATGGGCACTATGATGCATTGCCCGGTCTGATTGGTGGTGCACAATCCAAGCA GTTcaagaaaagatga
- the LOC7480920 gene encoding OVARIAN TUMOR DOMAIN-containing deubiquitinating enzyme 4 isoform X2 codes for MDYGLGIPGDGRCLFRSVVHGACLRTGKPSPSESLEKELADELRDKVADEFIKRRRETEWFIEDDFDTYVVKMRQPHVWGGEPELLMSSHVLKMPITVYMRDRSSGSLKIIAEYGQEYGNENPVRVLYHGYGHYDALPGLIGGAQSKQFKKR; via the exons ATGGATTATGGCTTAG GCATACCTGGAGATGGAAGATGTTTGTTTCGGTCTGTGGTTCATGGTGCTTGCCTTAGGACTGGGAAACCATCTCCGAGTGAAAGCCTTGAGAAAGAACTAGCAGATGAGCTTAGAGATAAA GTTGCAGATGAATTTATTAAGAGGCGGAGGGAAACTGAATG GTTTATTGAAGATGATTTTGACACTTATGTTGTCAAGATGAGACAGCCCCATGTTTGGGGAGGAGAGCCTGAGCTGCTCATGTCCTCACATGTCCTGAA gaTGCCAATCACTGTATACATGCGAGATAGAAGTTCTGGTAGCCTTAAAATTATAGCTGAATATGGTCAAGAATATGGTAATGAGAATCCTGTGCGTGTCCTGTATCACGGTTATGGGCACTATGATGCATTGCCCGGTCTGATTGGTGGTGCACAATCCAAGCA GTTcaagaaaagatga